A genomic segment from Nocardiopsis sp. Huas11 encodes:
- a CDS encoding NAD(P)/FAD-dependent oxidoreductase — translation MEHTPLIVVGAGQAGLATAHEAARRGVRPLVLEAADDAGGSWPHHYDSLTLFSPARFSGLPGRPMPGDGDRYPRRDEVVSYLRAYARDLDADTRYGQRVTGVGRSGGHLTVTTATGARFRTPALVAATGEFSRPHRPALPGLDEFSGTVLHSSEYRSPESFAGRRVVVVGGGNSAVQIAAELAATARVTLASRAPIAWMGQRLLGRDLHWWFVRSGLDTAPIRRYWERGPVLVRDDGRYRAAFDSGDPDRREMFTNLTEHGVEWADGTKEDVDALVLATGFRPALGYLDGTGALDGDGRPLQSRGVSASVPGLGFVGLEFQRSFSSATLRGVGRDARHVLRRIL, via the coding sequence ATGGAACACACACCCCTGATCGTGGTCGGCGCCGGACAGGCCGGTCTGGCCACCGCGCACGAGGCCGCCCGGCGCGGCGTGCGCCCCCTCGTCCTGGAGGCCGCCGACGACGCGGGCGGCTCCTGGCCGCACCACTACGACAGCCTGACTCTGTTCTCTCCCGCCCGGTTCTCCGGTCTGCCCGGTCGCCCGATGCCCGGGGACGGCGACCGCTACCCGCGGCGCGACGAGGTCGTGTCCTACCTGCGCGCCTACGCCCGGGACCTGGACGCCGACACGCGCTATGGGCAGCGTGTCACCGGAGTGGGCCGCAGCGGCGGTCACCTCACCGTCACCACCGCCACCGGAGCGCGGTTCCGCACACCCGCGTTGGTGGCCGCTACCGGAGAGTTCTCCCGTCCGCACCGGCCCGCCCTGCCCGGCCTGGACGAGTTCTCCGGCACCGTGCTGCACAGCAGCGAGTACCGATCACCCGAGTCGTTTGCCGGCCGGCGCGTGGTGGTGGTCGGCGGCGGCAACTCCGCCGTGCAGATCGCCGCCGAACTGGCCGCGACCGCGCGGGTGACCCTGGCCAGCCGGGCACCGATCGCCTGGATGGGACAGCGACTACTCGGCCGCGACCTGCACTGGTGGTTCGTCCGCAGCGGGCTGGACACGGCCCCGATCCGCCGGTACTGGGAGCGGGGGCCGGTGCTGGTCAGGGACGACGGCCGCTACCGCGCCGCCTTCGACTCGGGCGACCCGGACCGGCGCGAGATGTTCACGAACCTGACCGAGCACGGCGTCGAGTGGGCGGACGGCACCAAGGAGGACGTGGACGCGCTCGTGCTGGCCACGGGGTTCCGGCCCGCGCTGGGCTACCTCGACGGCACCGGCGCCCTGGACGGCGACGGCCGCCCCCTCCAGTCGCGCGGCGTCTCCGCTTCCGTGCCCGGGTTGGGGTTCGTGGGGCTGGAGTTCCAGCGCAGCTTCTCCTCGGCGACCCTGCGCGGCGTAGGCCGCGACGCCCGCCACGTCCTGCGCCGGATCCTGTAG
- a CDS encoding serine/threonine-protein kinase: MDAGVAEVGGYRLVRELGRGGFGSVYLGEAADGRRAAVKLLHTGPGVDPRFTEMFAREVEAARRISPFCVAQVLDADPHAERPWIASEYIEGRTLLAEIEAEGPRRGAGLQRLAISTATALTAIHRAGVAHRDLKPENIMMAPDGPRVIDFGIARAFEETAVFTATSRVGTLHYMAPERLDDALHLTTAVDVFAWGAVMVYAASGRHAFSGRTQTAVIRRILVEEPDCSAVPGELRGLVVRCLEKEPERRPTAHQVLDALLGHSGGVDGAGTDVEDSMERGSTAVTGIVAPEGAGLDRTLLETRRETAGPGNAAAAEAVGHVDDRPHREPPPGPPSGPQAGPSGPWEQPPGPWEPRPGPSGPRPGPSGPRPGPSTAPPFRFAGRLHRTLEELSETMHAHGSAAEAEFGDADRRALLAAWVIEDLADPRVDRSLFRAQPVDPALAVAGFVAQTRPDLAPRYRARDMRLSALREAAARGETGAADPGTAPPEVLEVMAEYDCRDPDHACVPGGGCTEYRDLVEDVRSARGDYTDAIAPYVRWQTASGLGHMGGPGERVADSEFVLAALAPQAWERTVAGDRDSLEESWRSGLPPMLPPEAPLRVRLVRGMVIRRLCRLLRELSAQYAHLGASADHLEGYVQEHAELRDRRARELTVRVALGAGLSVCGLLVLGGLALGGLIASVETAFLVGVIVAALGFVAYRAFGDIVGRTTGAPVSGQDPFPAVAGPRAKLAHARAAIADVDGRLAALDRVRAQLPRLSAAG; this comes from the coding sequence ATGGACGCGGGAGTCGCAGAGGTCGGCGGGTATCGGTTGGTCCGGGAGTTGGGCCGGGGCGGGTTCGGCTCGGTGTACCTGGGCGAGGCCGCGGACGGGCGCAGAGCGGCGGTGAAGCTGCTCCACACCGGCCCCGGCGTGGACCCGCGCTTCACCGAGATGTTCGCCCGGGAGGTGGAGGCGGCGCGCAGGATCAGTCCGTTCTGCGTGGCCCAGGTCCTGGACGCCGACCCGCACGCGGAGCGGCCCTGGATCGCCAGCGAGTACATCGAGGGCCGCACGCTCCTGGCGGAGATCGAGGCGGAGGGGCCGCGACGAGGCGCCGGCCTGCAGCGCCTGGCCATCTCGACCGCGACCGCGCTGACCGCGATCCACCGGGCCGGGGTCGCGCACCGGGACCTCAAACCGGAGAACATCATGATGGCTCCGGACGGTCCGAGGGTGATCGACTTCGGGATCGCGCGGGCCTTCGAGGAGACGGCGGTCTTCACCGCCACCTCCAGGGTCGGGACGCTGCACTACATGGCGCCCGAGCGGCTGGACGACGCGCTCCACCTCACGACCGCCGTGGACGTGTTCGCCTGGGGCGCGGTCATGGTCTACGCCGCGAGCGGGCGGCACGCGTTCTCGGGACGGACGCAGACCGCCGTCATCAGGCGGATCCTGGTGGAGGAACCGGACTGTTCGGCGGTGCCCGGGGAGCTGCGCGGGCTCGTGGTCCGGTGTCTGGAGAAGGAGCCGGAGCGGCGTCCGACCGCCCACCAGGTGTTGGACGCCCTGCTGGGCCACAGCGGGGGCGTGGACGGGGCGGGCACCGACGTCGAGGACTCGATGGAGCGCGGCAGCACCGCCGTGACCGGGATCGTCGCACCGGAGGGGGCCGGGTTGGACCGGACCCTGCTGGAGACGCGGCGGGAGACGGCGGGGCCGGGGAACGCGGCGGCCGCGGAGGCGGTGGGGCACGTCGACGACCGGCCCCACCGGGAGCCGCCGCCCGGACCGCCTTCCGGACCGCAAGCCGGGCCGTCAGGCCCGTGGGAGCAGCCGCCCGGCCCGTGGGAGCCGAGGCCCGGCCCGTCGGGTCCGCGGCCGGGACCGTCCGGCCCGCGGCCGGGACCGTCCACGGCGCCTCCGTTCCGGTTCGCCGGGCGGCTCCACCGCACTCTGGAGGAGCTCTCCGAGACCATGCACGCCCACGGGAGCGCCGCCGAAGCGGAGTTCGGCGACGCCGACCGCAGGGCGCTGCTCGCCGCCTGGGTCATCGAGGACCTCGCCGACCCCCGGGTCGACCGGAGCCTGTTCCGTGCCCAGCCGGTGGACCCCGCCCTCGCGGTCGCCGGCTTCGTCGCACAGACCCGCCCGGACCTGGCGCCGAGGTATCGGGCGCGGGACATGCGGCTGTCCGCCCTGCGCGAGGCGGCGGCCCGCGGGGAGACGGGCGCGGCCGACCCCGGAACGGCCCCACCCGAGGTGCTGGAGGTGATGGCGGAGTACGACTGCCGGGACCCCGACCACGCGTGCGTTCCGGGCGGCGGCTGCACCGAGTACCGGGACCTGGTCGAGGACGTCCGGTCCGCGCGCGGCGACTACACGGACGCGATCGCGCCCTACGTCCGCTGGCAGACCGCGTCCGGGCTCGGGCACATGGGCGGGCCGGGGGAGCGCGTGGCGGACTCCGAGTTCGTCCTCGCGGCGCTGGCCCCCCAGGCGTGGGAGCGGACCGTCGCCGGGGACCGCGACTCGCTGGAGGAGTCGTGGCGGTCCGGCCTGCCGCCGATGCTCCCGCCGGAGGCCCCGCTGCGTGTGCGCCTGGTCAGGGGCATGGTGATCCGACGGCTGTGTCGCCTGCTCAGGGAACTCTCCGCCCAGTACGCGCACCTGGGGGCGAGCGCCGACCACCTGGAGGGTTACGTGCAAGAGCACGCCGAGCTCCGGGACAGGAGGGCGCGGGAGCTGACCGTGAGGGTCGCGCTCGGCGCCGGGCTGTCCGTGTGCGGGTTGCTCGTCCTCGGCGGCCTGGCCCTGGGGGGCCTGATCGCCTCCGTCGAGACGGCCTTCCTGGTCGGGGTGATCGTCGCCGCCCTCGGTTTCGTCGCCTACCGGGCGTTCGGCGACATCGTCGGCCGGACGACCGGCGCCCCCGTCAGCGGGCAGGACCCCTTCCCCGCCGTGGCCGGCCCACGGGCGAAGCTGGCGCACGCCCGGGCGGCCATCGCGGACGTGGACGGCAGGCTCGCCGCGCTGGACCGGGTCCGGGCCCAGCTGCCCCGCCTCTCCGCGGCGGGGTGA
- a CDS encoding helix-turn-helix transcriptional regulator, which produces MLRGRDDETARIDTVLAAARSGRSGALVLRGEAGIGKSTLLDHAEREAVAADMRVLRGAGVESESDLPYAGLHLLLGRATAHIDALPEPQARALRGALGLADSPAPSRFLVGLAVLTLLAELAADGPVLCLVDDAHWLDRESAEALLFATRRLEAEGVAVLMAVREPHAPLLSTPHIEELRLRRLPRADAEALLQEHAADLPRQVRGQVLAEAAGNPLALLTLTSVQRDGYSSTRLGAPGRIQDAFADQVTALPDPTRALLLVAAADDSADAATVLSAAGELGAGLDDLGPAERKGLLRVDGNRVEFGHPLIRAAAYEHAPSRDRVAAHRALAGVYADRPEAADRRAWHLAAAAPTADEEVAALLEEAAERARARGGLSAVAAAYERAAALSPGAGERRRRSIAAAEAAAYAGDQARAGRLLDAITGTHLDDAGQRVTVARLHSMLATAAGRADTSYRVLFAAALDSDPDEAQALGLSPEPGGTRETGKTRGSGTPPATAGAREATGAAEGGKLLLEAVRAAWVANDFGCVERIGDYAEGRPGGSPAAALARAALATTQLDQGHTAEGVAALRASLDGHDALAPQSLNDRVLYARLRLISGDFEEAHRAAADLEVECRAQGALAVLPQVQVVLARTQFFFGRHRDARATVEDGLRTAADSCQPTPRAELAAIGAEIAAVRGEAERCRALVAEPLERGVAPASVHAAIALSLLDLGQGRPEEALTRLESVVEGTRPMGIVGNLPLLVEAAFRLGRTDRAADAADRYTAWATAVDRPWARSLVLRCRALLDGSEDAYRGALALDAAPFDQARTRLLFGEWLRRARRTTEAREQLHLAADAFRRWGARPWEERAGAELRATGETRATDTLARDRAEDPLDRLTPQELQVVRLAATGLTNRDIGAQLFLSPRTVGHHLYKAYPKLGVASRAELGALGLHRDQGRRPSDGERTQAPVG; this is translated from the coding sequence GTGCTGCGCGGACGCGACGACGAAACGGCGAGGATCGACACGGTCCTCGCCGCGGCGCGTTCCGGCCGCAGCGGTGCGCTGGTGCTGCGGGGCGAGGCCGGGATCGGCAAGTCGACGCTGCTCGACCACGCCGAGCGCGAGGCCGTCGCCGCCGACATGCGCGTGCTGCGCGGCGCCGGAGTCGAGTCCGAGAGCGACCTGCCGTACGCGGGCCTGCACCTGCTGCTGGGCCGCGCGACGGCGCACATCGACGCGCTGCCCGAACCGCAGGCCCGGGCGCTGCGCGGCGCCCTGGGGCTGGCGGACTCCCCGGCACCGAGCCGGTTCCTGGTCGGACTCGCCGTCCTGACCCTGCTGGCCGAGCTGGCCGCCGACGGACCGGTGCTCTGCCTGGTGGACGACGCCCACTGGCTGGACCGGGAGTCGGCCGAGGCGCTGCTGTTCGCCACGCGGCGGCTGGAGGCCGAGGGTGTCGCGGTGCTGATGGCGGTCCGCGAACCGCACGCGCCGCTGCTGTCCACCCCCCACATCGAGGAGCTGCGGCTCCGGCGGCTGCCCCGGGCCGACGCGGAGGCGCTGCTCCAGGAGCACGCCGCCGACCTGCCCCGGCAGGTGCGCGGACAGGTGCTGGCCGAGGCGGCGGGCAACCCGCTGGCCCTGTTGACGCTGACCTCCGTGCAGCGGGACGGGTACTCCAGCACCCGGTTGGGGGCGCCGGGCCGCATCCAGGACGCCTTCGCCGACCAGGTCACCGCGCTTCCGGACCCGACCCGCGCGCTGTTGCTGGTGGCGGCGGCGGACGACTCCGCCGACGCGGCCACCGTGCTGAGCGCCGCCGGGGAGCTGGGCGCGGGCCTGGACGACCTGGGGCCCGCCGAGCGCAAGGGCCTGCTGCGGGTGGACGGGAACCGGGTGGAGTTCGGGCACCCGCTGATCCGCGCGGCCGCCTATGAGCACGCGCCCTCCCGCGACCGCGTGGCGGCCCACCGGGCCCTGGCCGGGGTGTACGCGGACCGTCCCGAGGCCGCCGACCGCCGGGCCTGGCACCTGGCCGCGGCGGCGCCCACGGCCGACGAGGAGGTCGCCGCCCTGCTGGAGGAGGCCGCCGAGCGGGCCCGGGCCCGCGGGGGCCTGTCCGCCGTCGCCGCCGCCTACGAACGGGCCGCCGCCCTGTCGCCCGGGGCGGGAGAGCGCCGTCGCCGGTCGATCGCCGCGGCGGAGGCCGCCGCCTACGCGGGCGACCAGGCACGGGCGGGCCGTCTGCTGGACGCGATCACCGGAACCCATTTGGACGACGCGGGGCAGCGTGTCACCGTGGCCCGGCTCCATTCGATGCTCGCCACCGCCGCCGGGCGCGCCGACACCTCCTACCGCGTCCTGTTCGCCGCGGCGCTGGACTCCGACCCCGACGAAGCGCAGGCGCTCGGGCTGTCGCCGGAGCCGGGAGGAACTCGGGAGACGGGCAAGACGCGCGGATCCGGGACCCCGCCGGCCACCGCAGGGGCGCGCGAGGCCACCGGGGCCGCCGAGGGCGGGAAGCTCCTGCTGGAGGCGGTGCGCGCCGCGTGGGTCGCCAACGACTTCGGCTGCGTCGAGCGCATCGGCGACTACGCCGAGGGACGCCCCGGAGGTTCACCGGCCGCGGCCCTGGCCCGGGCCGCGCTCGCCACCACCCAGCTCGACCAGGGCCACACCGCCGAGGGCGTGGCCGCGCTGCGCGCCTCCCTGGACGGCCACGACGCCCTCGCACCCCAGTCCCTCAACGACCGCGTGCTGTACGCCCGCCTGCGCCTGATCTCCGGCGACTTCGAGGAGGCCCACCGGGCCGCCGCCGACCTGGAGGTCGAGTGCCGCGCCCAGGGCGCGCTCGCCGTGCTGCCGCAGGTCCAGGTGGTGCTCGCGCGCACCCAGTTCTTCTTCGGCCGCCACCGCGACGCGCGTGCCACGGTCGAGGACGGACTGCGCACCGCGGCCGACAGCTGCCAGCCCACGCCCCGGGCGGAACTGGCCGCGATCGGCGCCGAGATCGCCGCCGTCCGGGGCGAGGCCGAGCGGTGCCGCGCCCTGGTGGCCGAACCGCTCGAACGCGGTGTGGCGCCCGCGTCCGTCCACGCCGCCATCGCGCTGAGCCTGCTCGACCTGGGACAGGGCCGCCCCGAGGAGGCCCTGACCCGGCTGGAGTCGGTCGTGGAGGGCACCCGCCCGATGGGGATCGTCGGCAACCTGCCCCTGCTGGTCGAGGCCGCGTTCCGGCTGGGCCGGACCGACCGCGCCGCCGACGCCGCCGACCGGTACACCGCCTGGGCCACCGCCGTCGACCGGCCGTGGGCCCGATCCCTGGTGCTGCGCTGCCGTGCCCTGCTCGACGGCTCCGAGGACGCCTACCGCGGCGCGCTCGCCCTGGACGCCGCCCCCTTCGACCAGGCCCGGACCCGGCTGCTCTTCGGTGAGTGGCTGCGCCGCGCCCGCCGCACGACCGAGGCCCGCGAGCAGCTCCACCTGGCCGCCGACGCCTTCCGCCGCTGGGGCGCCCGGCCGTGGGAGGAGCGGGCCGGCGCCGAGCTGCGCGCCACCGGGGAGACCCGTGCGACGGACACCCTGGCGCGCGACCGCGCCGAGGACCCGCTGGACCGCCTCACCCCCCAGGAGCTCCAGGTCGTCCGGCTGGCCGCGACCGGGCTCACCAACCGCGACATCGGCGCCCAGCTGTTCCTGAGCCCCCGCACGGTCGGTCACCACCTCTACAAGGCCTATCCCAAGCTCGGTGTGGCCTCCCGGGCCGAGCTCGGCGCGCTGGGCCTGCACCGTGACCAGGGGCGGCGACCGTCCGACGGGGAACGGACGCAAGCGCCCGTCGGATGA
- a CDS encoding DsbA family protein, producing MKTAHVEITFDIGCTWSYLAYTRFQRAAARFRDEGGTLDVAFRPFQLDPGASPAGEPKRDVHRRHFGADFDHEGAMDEMSVLGADLGLVFGHDAIWADSFEAHRLVAVASAQGRGEAMVERLFRAHHSEDLNTGDEAVLRRLAAEAGVEWSAAGADEVRAELARVRADGIRGVPVFAFSGSRVPLVGDQSEAALDAALRSAATADASA from the coding sequence ATGAAGACAGCACATGTGGAGATCACCTTCGACATCGGGTGCACCTGGTCCTACCTCGCCTACACCCGCTTCCAGCGGGCCGCGGCGCGCTTCCGGGACGAGGGCGGCACCCTCGACGTGGCGTTCCGCCCCTTCCAGCTCGATCCCGGCGCGTCACCGGCCGGCGAGCCCAAGCGGGACGTGCACCGCCGCCACTTCGGCGCGGACTTCGACCACGAGGGCGCCATGGACGAGATGAGCGTCCTGGGCGCGGACCTGGGTCTGGTGTTCGGCCATGACGCGATCTGGGCCGACAGTTTCGAGGCGCACCGGCTGGTGGCGGTGGCCTCGGCCCAGGGCCGCGGCGAGGCGATGGTGGAGCGGCTGTTCCGCGCCCACCACAGCGAGGACCTGAACACGGGCGACGAGGCGGTCCTGCGCCGGCTGGCCGCGGAGGCCGGGGTCGAGTGGAGCGCCGCCGGAGCCGACGAGGTGCGGGCCGAGCTGGCCCGCGTCCGCGCCGACGGTATCCGCGGCGTGCCGGTGTTCGCGTTCTCCGGATCACGCGTCCCGCTGGTCGGCGACCAGAGCGAGGCCGCGCTCGACGCGGCCCTGCGCTCCGCCGCCACGGCCGACGCCTCCGCCTGA
- a CDS encoding dihydrofolate reductase family protein gives MGQLVAVEFVSLDGVMQSVLSEGEDRDGGFDEGGWVLPYVDEVVERFMSEATAGAGALLLGRRTYEIFAATWPYGDMDDPAVAAMNAMPKYVASRTLEDLPWAGSVLLGADLVEEVGRAKAASEAETVVLGSADLLRTLVEHDLVDEYRLLVFPLVLGKGKKLFADGGTPRRLTLTATRSTPSGVLINTYRPAERAL, from the coding sequence ATGGGACAGCTGGTCGCGGTCGAGTTCGTGTCGTTGGACGGAGTGATGCAGTCGGTGCTCTCCGAAGGCGAGGACCGGGACGGCGGGTTCGATGAGGGAGGCTGGGTGCTCCCCTACGTCGACGAGGTCGTGGAGCGGTTCATGAGCGAGGCCACGGCCGGGGCCGGCGCGCTGCTCCTCGGCCGCAGGACGTACGAGATCTTCGCGGCCACGTGGCCGTACGGCGACATGGACGATCCCGCCGTGGCCGCGATGAACGCGATGCCCAAGTACGTCGCCTCCCGCACCCTGGAGGACCTTCCCTGGGCCGGCTCCGTCCTCCTCGGCGCCGACCTGGTGGAGGAGGTCGGTCGCGCCAAGGCCGCTTCGGAGGCGGAGACCGTGGTCCTGGGCAGCGCGGACCTGCTCCGGACTCTGGTCGAGCACGACCTCGTCGACGAGTACCGCCTGCTGGTCTTCCCGCTCGTCCTGGGCAAGGGCAAGAAGCTCTTCGCGGACGGCGGTACTCCGCGCCGCCTGACCCTGACCGCGACGCGGTCGACCCCGTCCGGCGTGCTGATCAACACGTACCGCCCCGCGGAGAGAGCGCTCTGA
- a CDS encoding NAD(P)H-binding protein: MDDHSETHGKYLVTGATGKVGGSAVRQLLDAGHTNVRALVRDPDRARLPAGVEVVRGDLSDAASLDAALDGVTRVLLVWPTLHADDTAPEVMSRITRDARRVVYLSSMGAGDAAANDPVNGSHARIERLLRESGVEWTFVRGGGFAGNDLGWAEDVRTTGVVREPFAGWHRSSVHEADLAAVAVRALTTDDHVCAVHDVTGPEALDQAERVRIIGEVTGLPLRFEEMPVEEAREGFLAWLPPEAVEDTITELAELTKAPEPVTAAVEEVTGRPALTYRRWVADHIADFLPERPSEIRSTGRVAREYVELMSRGDFDGLDRVHSPDYVRVGSDDMTGPAVEIRADAMDDHMETVDETVEIHGVEIDPPLVRGDRFAIRFTFDSTFRPTGERGTNSKVSLYTVRDGLIVREEVFFHEPPHVR, encoded by the coding sequence ATGGACGACCACAGCGAAACCCACGGAAAGTACCTCGTCACCGGCGCCACCGGCAAGGTCGGCGGCAGCGCCGTCCGACAGCTGCTCGACGCCGGCCACACCAACGTCCGCGCCCTGGTGCGCGACCCCGACCGCGCCCGGCTCCCCGCTGGGGTGGAGGTGGTGCGCGGCGATCTGTCCGACGCCGCCTCCCTGGACGCCGCGCTCGACGGCGTCACCCGGGTCCTGCTCGTCTGGCCGACCCTGCACGCCGACGACACCGCGCCCGAGGTCATGTCCCGGATCACCCGCGACGCCCGGCGCGTGGTGTACCTGTCCTCGATGGGGGCGGGAGACGCGGCGGCCAACGACCCCGTCAACGGGTCCCACGCGCGGATCGAGCGGCTGCTGCGCGAGTCCGGGGTCGAGTGGACCTTCGTGCGCGGCGGCGGGTTCGCGGGCAACGACCTCGGGTGGGCCGAGGACGTCCGCACCACGGGCGTGGTCCGCGAGCCGTTCGCGGGGTGGCACAGGTCGTCGGTGCACGAGGCCGACCTCGCCGCCGTGGCGGTGCGGGCACTGACCACCGACGACCATGTCTGCGCCGTCCACGACGTGACCGGCCCCGAGGCCCTGGACCAGGCCGAGCGGGTGCGGATCATCGGGGAGGTGACCGGGCTGCCCCTGCGGTTCGAGGAGATGCCGGTGGAGGAGGCCCGCGAGGGGTTCCTCGCCTGGCTGCCGCCCGAAGCGGTCGAGGACACCATCACCGAGCTGGCCGAGCTCACCAAGGCGCCCGAACCGGTCACCGCGGCGGTGGAGGAGGTCACCGGCAGGCCGGCGCTCACCTACCGGCGGTGGGTCGCCGACCACATCGCCGACTTCCTGCCCGAGCGCCCGTCCGAGATCCGTTCCACGGGGCGGGTCGCGCGGGAGTACGTCGAGCTCATGTCGCGGGGCGACTTCGACGGGCTCGACCGAGTCCACTCCCCGGACTACGTGCGCGTCGGCTCCGACGACATGACCGGGCCGGCGGTCGAGATCCGGGCGGACGCCATGGACGACCACATGGAGACGGTCGACGAGACCGTGGAGATCCACGGTGTGGAGATCGACCCCCCGCTGGTCCGGGGCGACCGCTTCGCGATCCGCTTCACCTTCGACTCCACCTTCAGGCCGACGGGCGAGCGGGGCACGAACTCCAAGGTCTCCCTGTACACGGTCCGGGACGGGCTCATCGTCCGGGAGGAGGTGTTCTTCCACGAGCCCCCGCACGTGCGCTGA
- a CDS encoding ArsO family NAD(P)H-dependent flavin-containing monooxygenase, whose amino-acid sequence MGASADTGTDSAGVDSAGVDSAGVDAAETDVVVVGGGQAGLAAGYFLRRAKARFVVLDDRAEPGGAWGDYWDSLRLFSPAAHSPLPGWWMPEEPGREFPSARHVTDYLAEYERRYELPVRRPVAVKEVRRAGDRLEADTTAGTWRARHVISATGTWCRPYTPDVPGRELFEGRQLHTVEYRHSEDFAGQRVVVVGGGNSAAQILAELSEVAHTTWLTRRPPRLMPDDVDGRVLFEVATRRALGTADGDVGSLGDIVMVPSVRRARDRGVLKAQPMAERLTRTGVAWADGSELAADAIVWCTGFRPVLDHLAPLEPFDADGRIPLDGARSLREPRLHLLGYGDWTGPASATLIGAGRAAKAAVARIAEDLGTGRSRNR is encoded by the coding sequence GTGGGCGCATCCGCGGACACCGGGACGGACTCCGCCGGGGTCGACTCAGCCGGGGTCGACTCAGCCGGGGTCGACGCCGCCGAGACCGACGTCGTCGTGGTCGGCGGTGGCCAGGCGGGCCTCGCGGCCGGGTACTTCCTGCGGCGCGCCAAGGCGCGGTTCGTCGTCCTCGACGACCGTGCCGAGCCCGGTGGGGCCTGGGGCGATTACTGGGACTCGCTGCGCCTGTTCTCCCCGGCCGCGCACAGCCCGCTGCCCGGCTGGTGGATGCCGGAGGAGCCGGGGCGGGAGTTCCCCTCGGCGCGGCACGTGACCGACTACCTGGCCGAGTACGAGCGCCGGTACGAGCTGCCCGTGCGCCGACCGGTCGCCGTGAAGGAGGTCCGTCGCGCCGGCGACCGCCTGGAGGCGGACACGACCGCGGGCACCTGGCGGGCGCGGCACGTGATCAGCGCGACCGGGACCTGGTGCCGCCCGTACACGCCGGACGTGCCCGGCCGCGAGCTGTTCGAGGGCCGCCAGCTCCACACGGTCGAGTACCGCCACTCGGAGGACTTCGCCGGGCAGCGGGTCGTGGTGGTCGGCGGGGGCAACTCCGCGGCGCAGATCCTCGCCGAGCTGTCCGAGGTCGCGCACACCACCTGGCTCACCCGGCGCCCGCCGCGCCTGATGCCCGACGACGTCGACGGCCGTGTGCTCTTCGAGGTGGCCACGCGCAGGGCGCTGGGCACGGCGGACGGGGACGTCGGCTCCCTGGGCGACATCGTGATGGTGCCGAGCGTGCGCCGGGCACGGGACCGGGGCGTGCTCAAGGCGCAGCCGATGGCCGAGCGGCTGACCCGCACGGGCGTGGCCTGGGCGGACGGGAGCGAACTGGCGGCGGACGCGATCGTGTGGTGCACCGGGTTCCGCCCCGTCCTGGACCACCTGGCCCCGCTGGAGCCGTTCGACGCCGACGGGCGGATCCCGCTCGACGGCGCCCGGTCCCTGCGGGAGCCGCGGCTGCACCTGCTGGGCTACGGCGACTGGACCGGGCCCGCGTCGGCCACGCTCATCGGCGCGGGCCGTGCCGCCAAGGCCGCCGTCGCCCGCATCGCCGAGGATCTGGGCACGGGCCGGAGTCGCAACCGATGA
- a CDS encoding zinc-binding dehydrogenase: protein MRFIEVGEFGAPEVLAVRQGTDPVPEAGQVALEVSVADVIFLETAIRRGEAGEWFGIRPPYVPGGGAVGTVTAVGAGVDPSWIGRRVATTAAQGSYAERTLAPADQLAAVPDGLDARTAAALVHDGATARSLVTTIAPKPDQWVLVTAAAGAMGLLLVQMAREAGARVVGAARGERKLELLRSRGIEGVVDYSEPGWTERVREAAGGRGPEVVYDGAGGAIGREAFAITASGGRFSAHGAPSGDFAEIAQEEADERGVTLYSIADLHQDTADATRSTEEVLAAAAAGRILPVIGQVFPLERAAEAHAALEERTILGKALLEVSR, encoded by the coding sequence ATGAGGTTCATCGAGGTGGGCGAGTTCGGCGCCCCTGAGGTCCTGGCCGTGCGACAGGGCACCGACCCGGTCCCGGAGGCGGGCCAGGTCGCCCTGGAGGTGTCCGTGGCGGACGTCATCTTCCTGGAGACCGCGATCCGGCGGGGCGAGGCCGGCGAGTGGTTCGGCATCCGGCCGCCCTACGTGCCCGGCGGCGGCGCGGTGGGCACGGTGACGGCGGTCGGCGCGGGGGTCGATCCGTCGTGGATCGGCCGGCGCGTGGCGACCACGGCGGCCCAGGGGTCCTACGCCGAGCGGACCCTGGCCCCGGCCGACCAGCTGGCGGCGGTCCCCGACGGGCTCGACGCGCGGACGGCGGCGGCCCTGGTCCACGACGGCGCGACCGCCCGGTCCCTCGTCACGACGATCGCGCCCAAGCCGGACCAGTGGGTGCTGGTCACGGCCGCGGCCGGAGCGATGGGGCTGCTGCTGGTGCAGATGGCGCGCGAGGCCGGAGCCAGGGTCGTGGGCGCCGCGCGCGGCGAGCGCAAGCTGGAGCTGCTGCGGTCCCGGGGCATCGAGGGCGTGGTCGACTACTCCGAGCCGGGGTGGACCGAGCGCGTCCGGGAGGCCGCCGGCGGCCGGGGCCCGGAGGTGGTCTACGACGGCGCGGGCGGAGCGATCGGCCGGGAGGCCTTCGCGATCACCGCGTCCGGCGGACGGTTCTCCGCCCACGGGGCACCCAGCGGCGATTTCGCCGAGATCGCCCAGGAGGAGGCCGACGAGCGCGGGGTGACCCTGTACTCGATCGCCGACCTGCACCAGGACACGGCGGACGCGACCCGCAGCACCGAGGAGGTGCTGGCCGCCGCGGCGGCGGGGCGGATCCTGCCGGTCATCGGCCAGGTCTTCCCCCTGGAGCGGGCCGCCGAGGCGCACGCGGCGCTCGAGGAGCGCACGATCCTCGGCAAGGCGCTGCTGGAGGTGTCGCGGTAG